Genomic segment of Leptospiraceae bacterium:
GACAACATCTCCTTTTTTGAGCATATTCTTATCTGGTTCTTTATCCCAACTATAATCTTTTACTCGAATTAAGCCTTCGATATCGTCGAAGATTTTTACGAACGCTCCATACTTCACGATACCTGTTATCTTTCCTTCCCGAATTTCCCCTACTTTGAGTATTTCTGTGATTTTATTCCATGGATTTTCCGTTGCTTCTTTGTAGCTCAAAGAAATTCGTTTCTTTTCGGGATCGATGGCTAATATTTTTGCTTCTACTTCCATTCCTTTTTTGAAATACTTCCTTGGATTGACCTTTTTCTTGGACCATGAAATCTCAGAATTATGAATAAGTCCTTCCAAACCCTCTCGAATTTCTAAAAATGCTCCATACACTTTGATGTCAGTAATTACCCCAGAAACGATGCTTCCGACTGTGAGTTCTCGTTTCGCCCACTCCCATGGATCTTCTGTTAATTGTTTAATTCCTAAAGAAATCTTATTTTCTTCTGGATTTATGGATAATATTTTTGCTTTGATTCGATCCCCTTTACGGTAGTTCTTTCTGAATGGATAATCACTCTTCCAGCTAATGTCATTTTGATGGATAAACCCATCCAAATCCTCTACTCTAATGAACATTCCATATGAGATGATTTTAGTGATAGTTCCTTCAACAATATCCCCTTCTTTGTATTTACTTAAAAACTTTTCCCACTTTTCTTGGTTGATATCCTCTTGGATTTTCTTTCTCGATATAATACCTGTTTTTCTTTCTTCATCAATTTTAAGGATTTTGAAATCGATTTGATCTCCTATGTTGACTTTAGGAATCTTGTTTCTTATTTTGATGCCTATTTCGGATTTTGGCAAGTATAGTTTGATACCATTGATGGCTACAATAAATCCTTTCTTGTTTTTGTGTTCTTCGATTATTTTTCCACTCAAAGGCAAATTGTTTTTGTTGGCTTCTCTGATACGATTCCATGCTTCTCGTTTTGCTGCTTCTAATCGAGAAACCACAGAGTTTCCTTCTATTCCTCCACTTTTTATTACTACTACTTTAATTTTCTGACCAATTGTAGGTTTTTCTTCAAACTCTTCCAATGGACAAATACCTTCTAGCTTTTGACCAATGTCCAAAAATACTTCAGTATCACTAATATCCAAAACCTTCGCCTCAATCATATCCCCTTTATTGAAACGAGAAATATCAAACTGCTCATCCAAGAAGGCCTCTTCTAAGAGCTTCTCAAATTCATCTTTTTCTTGCTTAACCTCATCAAAAGGAGTAGTTGTCATAATATACCCTTGATATTTTATTCAATGATTGCTGGATTTCTTCACCTACTTTTTCAAAATTGCTTTTGCAAGCAACTTAAAATAATACTCAATACCATATTTATTGTAAGATTAGACGTGTCAATAAGGATAGCATCATGAGGAATCCTTAAAGCGCCAAATTTTCGGCTTTGATCTTGATGGTCTCGTAGTGCAATTTCATTTTTAATTTTTTCTAAATCCATATTGAGAACCATCCCTTTTGCTTTTGCATATTGGTGGTATTCTTGATATCTTCGTTGTGCTCGTATTTCTACACTTGCATCCAAGTAAAACTTAAATTTCGCTTCGGGAAAGACTTCCGTTCCCATGTCCCTTCCATCGACTACAACCAAATAAGAACTACCAAGAGAACGAAGGATTTGATTTACTTGACTTCGATAACGAACATCATCTGCGATAAATTTTATCCGTTGGGTTAGATTATATGTGCGCAATTCTTCTTGAAGTTTTTTTTCCTTGTAATAAATAACTTGTTGATGGTTTTCGATCATCACTTGTAGGGGAAACTCATGGGGATGTGGCTGTAGTTCCAAAAATTTGCGTTCGAAGATCTCTATCGATTCCTGCTCGCCGATTTTATCAATCACTGCATAAGTAAAAGCTCTATAAATTGCTCCCGAGTCCAAATGAAGATAGCCAATTTTCTCAGCCAATCGCTTTGCAATGGTGCTTTTTCCTGAACCAGCAGGTCCATCCAAAGTGATGACTTTTTCTAGTTTATTGGGAATTCCCATAAAGAGTGTCTCGATAGATTTTTGCTTTTGTTTGCCATTCCCACCACCAATCCTTCCATTCGTCATTTTCAAAAATCGAAATCAAATACTCGAGTTCTTTTTGATAATCTTTTAAAGTTTGAAGGATATTTTGTTTGTTGGTTGAAATTATATCAAACCACATTTTGGGGTTGGAACCTGCAATCCTCAACATATCCCTTAATCCACCACCCAAAATTGGGATAGGAGATTCTTGATTCCATCTTGTAATGATTTTGTTTCTTCCGATGATGGTTGATAAAACACTCGACAAAATATGGGGTGCATGACTCAAATAAGATAAAACGTAATCATGAGTTTCTGCATCCATCAGAAATACTTTCATTCGTAATTCCTGCCAAAAAGAAGAAACTGCTTCTTGATCTTTGGGATTTCTATCCTCTTGATGGTTTTGAGACAATCGATTGATAATAATACATAATTTGTTTTCGAAAAGATTTTTCACATATCCTTCAGGTCCAGAGTGCTCCGAACCACAGATGGGATGTGCTCCCACAAAACGCAAAGGAAACGAAGACTCCAGTTGCCTTGCTTTATTTTCTATTTGAATTCTTGTCGAACCCATATCTGTGATCAAACCTGAAAACCGAATTTCTTCTAACTTTTCCAACAAATCCAAAGTATCCAAAACGGGTAAACCAATAATAAGAAAATCCACTTCTTTCAACCGAGAAAAAATTTCTGCTTCCTCAGAAAGCCAGACTTCATCCGCAAGTTGATTTTCCAAAATCCAAGTTTTACTCTTTTCATTACGAACAACTCCAATAATTCTCCCCTTAAAAGAAGGATGATTCTTCAATGCATATGCCAAAGAAGTCCCCATCATTCCCATGCCGTAGATGATAACATTTCGAAAAGAAGTTAACACACTCATAACTAATAGTTCAAATTTGCTTTCGGATATGAACCTAAAACTTTCAAAAAAGAAGATTTTTTCTCAATGATTTTCAATATTTTCTGGATTTTTTTTTCGTTTTTATGCCCATCGAAATCAATAAAGAAATTATATTCTCCATAGATACGTTTGGTTCTTCGAGACTCAATCTTAGTCAAATTCACATTTGATTTATAAAATGGTTCTAATATCGAATATAGACTTCCTGGTTTGTCATGAACTCCTACAATAATAGAAGTTTTATCATGATTTGTGATTTCATTTTCTTCTTTATTGGACAGCACCCAAAAGCGAGTAATGTTATTAGGAAAATCATGAATGTTTCTTGCAATGATCTTTAATTGATAGATCTCTGCAGCTAATTCACTCCCTATGGCTACTCCATCTTTTCTTGTTGCTGCCAGTTCTGTTGCTGCTGCAGTGCTTTGGGTTTCAACAATTTCTACCTTTTTTAAATCAAGATTCTGAGAAAGCCAATTCATACACTGTTCTTTGGCAATCCCAATTGTATAAATTTTTCTTATCTTGTTCAAAGGAATATCGTAAGGTGCTAAAAGATTCTGAGAAACTTTTACGTATATCTCTGCATAGATTGTTACTGTGGAATTGACGATCTCATCTAAGGTATTACTCACCGACCCACCAATGGTGTTTTCTACAGGAACAACCCCATATCGTATCCTTTCTCCTAATTCCACTTCACGAAAAATTTCTCGTATGGTTTGGTATGGAACCACAGAGATCGAAGAACCAAAGCGCTTCTGCACAGCTAAATGAGAAAAAGAACCAGGTGGTCCTAAATATCCTACTGAGAATTCCTCTTCCATTTTGATGGTTCCCGACATGAGCTCTCGATAGATTGCCAACAACGCCTCTAAAGGGAAAGGTTCTTTGTCTACTTTAGCTTTGTAATAATCATAGTAAATATTCTTTATGTTTTCATAAATTTTTAATTCACGGGTGGGTTTATAGATGGATTGTTGACTTTGTTTTTTGAGTTTTCCTATTAAAGAAGCGATCTCGGCTCTTTTTAGGATTAAGTGGACAATTTCTTTGTCAATTTTATCGATTTCTTTACGATATTTATCAATTTCTTGTTCTTGCATTCGAATGGAACAAATTCTTGTTTTCTTTTTGCTTTTACAATTCTTTTTTAACTTTCATGATGAAGTTAGCCGTTTTGGCTTTGCTATTCACTCTCTTACTTACCCAGAGCGTCATGGGCAATGAAACTTGTATTCTTTATAGTATTTATGATCAAGCCAAAGGTACTTGGACTGATGAACATGATTGTAATCAGCAAATCCTTTCAAAGAAGTATTCTTCGGGTTCCCTATTTAAAATCTTTCTTGTGAGTGCAGGGTATCATTATCAAAAAATTCAACCTAATCAATTCAAACAAATCCAAACATACATGGCGGAATCCAATAACGATTATTTTGTTGAATTAGTAAAAAGCATTACCCACGAAAAATTAATACTTTACTTTAACCAGCATCTCAACAACTATCTCAAAAGAAAAGTCAGCAGTAGAAACTTCCCGAGTCCTTTTAGTTTTTTACATGGTGGAGATCTAAAATTCAAACCCCAAGAAATTATGGAATGGTTCAAAGAACTATATTTAAGCAAAAAAGAAGATTTCTCTTTTGCAAAAAGAACCCTTTTTAGAAAAGAAGCTTCTTTAGAATTTTATGGCAAAAGTGGGACCTGGGACGGTGCCGCTTGGTTTTGTGGCTTCACGCCAGAGGGAATAGTCATATGCAGTCTAACAGAATACCCGAAACCCCATTGGCAAAAAGCGAAAGAATTAAGCTATCAAAATTTTATCAATCAGTTAGAAAAAATTAAAATCCCATAGAAACTAATCACATTACTAAGTAATTGGAGAAAGCTTCCTAATCACACTCAATGCTCGATAAGAACGATTCTTTTTCTTACGATCAAAACCTTCATAAACTTGAAACTCAAACTCATACCCTTCCATGGCATCGAAATTCATCGTTGGTCCTGGAATGAAAACCTGATCTTGAGTTTCTGTTTCGGCAATATAGTATTTTTTTTCAGGATCAACATATTTGATTTTCGCTTTGATTTTAGTGATGACTTCTGATTCTTTTTCCTTCATCACTTTTGGGATAAAATACAGTTCTTTGTTTCTCCAACGTTTTCTTTCAAAAGATCGATAAGTAAATAGTCTCAAACCAATGACAATGTCGTTTATGTTTTCAGCCAAGCCTTCGACTTCGGATGCCGGTATGGGGATACGTTTATGAGCAGAAGAATAGAAAAATCCTCTTTCTCGTTTTTGTTGATCCCTTGTCCAAACCCCAACCACCAAAGGAAATTCCTCTGGATTAAATTGATAAACTTTTTCAATTTTTTTAACTATTCCGAAATAGTTTTTCCTACGAAGGGCTCTGATATCAACTTTCTGACCTTTTTGAAGCTTTTCTAATTCTGGATGTTGTGCCCAATCTCCTAAGTAGATAATTCCATTTTCTACAAAAGCCGTCTTTCGTTTTGTGGGATTTACATCCACCACTATACCATGCACCAAATCCAAGAAACTATAATCAGGTTCAATATCCTTCGAGAGTTCTTCGTAAAAGGATTGAGGTAGTTCTTCTGGTGCATTTGCTACAAATTTCTCATGTTTTTTTAGTTCTTCCACTTCTTCTTTTGTTGGAAGTTTTCTGATTTCTAAAAGTTTTGTGATATATTTCAATTCCGAACTGCCTTCTTGGTACTTTTGTGCATCAAAAAGAGACTTTGCCAGTTCAATACGAAACTTTATGGTCAAATACGGGTCTTTTGGAGTAATCACTGCTTTGCATAGGTATTGGATCGATTTTTGGACATCTATCTTCTGATAGGCTATCCCCAAATAACCCCATAAATGCCAATCATTTTTCATGGCAGTTAATTTTTGTAGGATTGGGATAGCCTTATCATTTTGTTTGAGCTCTATTAAAATCCTTGCTCGAAAGTAAGGGAGATTCAAATTATCAGGAAATTTTACTTCGGCTTGTTCAAGCCAATTCAAAGTGAATTCTAAAGCTTCTATTTCTTTTTTGTTTAAAGAATGATGAGCCAACGTGCTTGAAACTGATTCCACTAATGAATTGATTTGAACTCTTCCTTTTTTTCGCCGTAAAAAATCTTCATTTCGGAACAGGTCCTCAATCGTATGATTTTTTACGATATTATAGATTTGGAACAAAGCTGAGTTATCTCCTTTTTTGTAAAACCGTATCAAAACTTTTAAAAAATTCGAATAAAGAATATCAGGTGTAGGTATATTGAGCCGTAGGAATTCTTTAACTGCGATTTTATTCCATTTGTTGAGTTTTTTTTGTTTTCGTAGTGCTTGCTTTAATTTTTCGAACAAAACCCAACCTAAGGCTTTTTTGTTCCACTCATTATTAGGGTCTTTTTCTAAATATTCTCTTGCTACTTTTTCTGCTTCTTTGAGTTTTCCTTCTTTTCTTAGTTTAAATGCTGGATTGATATTAGCCATTACCTACCTCTTTACTTAGATTTTGATCAGTTATTTCTTATAGATTATTTATAGAAACTTAAAATTTTTCTTAACTATTATGTAAATACTTTTATAATCTCATGTCATATTCGGTGAATAGCTTATTTTGATTCTAATTTTGTTGTAGGAACTTCCTCAAGACTGTTTGCAAAATTCCTCCATTTTTGTAATAGTCTATTTCAACTTGATTATCTAACCGACAGATAACTTTAAATTCTTTCTCATCAGCTCTCACTGTTAAGATCTGGTTTGGCTTTATGTTATCATCAATCCCTAAGATATGATATACTTCTTTTCCTGTGAGTCCTAAAGTTTCATGGGATTCTCCATCTAAAAATTGAAGTGGTAGCACACCCATCCCTACCAAATTGGAACGATGGATTCGCTCAAAACTCTGAGCTATCACAGCCTTTATTCCTAATAAATACGTTCCTTTTGCAGCCCAGTCTCGAGAAGAACCTGTTCCGTATTCTTTTCCTGCCAACACTATCAAAGGAATATTATTCTTTTTGTATAACTCACTGGCATCATAAATGGTCATAACTTCATTTGTAGGGAAGTAAATTGTGTACCCACCTTCTCGATCCACTAATTGATTGCGTAATCGTATATTGGCAAAGGTTCCACGAGTCATCACACGATCATTTCCTCTACGAGCCCCATATGAATTAAAATCCTCAGGTTGAACTCCCTTCGAAATCAAATACTGACCTGCTGGTGAACTTTTCGAAATAGATCCCGCAGGACTTATATGATCAGTAGTAATGGAATCTCCTACTTTCACTAAACAACGAGCATTTCGTATTTCCTGTAGAGGTGGAATTTCCATTGTCATGTTTTGGAAAAAGGGTGGTTCTTGAATGTAGGTCGAATTTTCATTCCATTCGTATAAAAGTCCTGTTGGAACCTTGATTTGATTCCACATTTCATTGATCATCCTGACATTTTCGTATTTTTTCTTAAAGACTTCTGGTTTGATGTGATTATCTATTATTTCTTGGATTTCTTGTAAGCTAGGCCATATATCTTTTAAGTAAACAGGATTGCCTTTTTGATCAGTACCTAAGGGTTCATTGTATAAATCAATATTGACGGTTCCAGCAATAGCATATGCAACTACCAACATGGGACTAGCAAGGAAATTTGCTTTAACATGAGGAGAGATTCTTCCTTCAAAGTTTCGATTTCCTGACAAAACAGCTGAAACAATCAGATTTCCTTCGTTGATGGCTTTTACGACTTCATCAGGAAGTGGTCCCGAATTTCCTATACAAGTTGTGCAACCATAACCTACCACATGAAAGCCCAGTTGCTTTAAATATCCCATTAATCCGGCACTTTCAAGATATTCTGTCACAACGCGCGAGCCCGGTGCCAAACTGGTTTTGACATACGGTTTTGCTTTAAGTCCTTTTTCTACGGCTTTTTTCGCTAAAATTCCAGCTCCCACGAGGACCGAAGGATTTGATGTATTGGTACAAGAAGTGATTGCAGCTATGACGATATCTCCGTGACGAAGTTCTGCCTTATAGCCGTTTTGAATTATACCAGTGGATTGTAGTTGGCTTTGAGGTAACTCATAACCTCCTTGTTTGATAGACGTTGTAAGTAAAGAATTCCACTTGTGTTTAATTTCTTTCAATGCGACTCGGTCTTGAGGACGTTTTGGTCCTGCCAATGAGGGTTCAACCGAAGATAAATCCAATTCTACGATATCAGTAAATTCAGGCTCAGGAGAATCTTTTGTTCGAAACATTCCTTGTTCTTTATAGTATCTTTCCACTAAATCAACTAATTCTTCATTTCTTCCCGTTTTTCTTAAATAATTTAGTGTCTCTTCATCAACGGGGAAAAATCCAATGGTAGCTCCATATTCAGGTGCCATGTTTGCAATCGTGGCTCGATCCGGAAGGGTTAATTCTTCTAAGCCAGGTCCGAAAAATTCAACAAACTTTTCCACAACTCCTTTTTTTCTCAAAATCTCTGTGACCGTTAATACCAAATCTGTAGCGGTTGTTCCTTCTTTGAGCTTGCCATAAAGCTTAACACCAATCACCTCAGGGATTAACATGTAAAGGGGTTGCCCTAACATCACAGCTTCTGCCTCAATCCCGCCAACACCCCATCCTAAAACACCCAAACCATTAATCATCGTAGTATGAGAGTCAGTTCCAACCAAACTATCAGGATAAACTTCGTTATTTTTTGTTAAAACCACGGTTGCCAAGTATTCTAAGTTGACTTGATGAACAATGCCAACGCCCGGAGGAATTACCCCAAAGTTTTGAAAAGCACTTTGACCCCACTTCAAAAATTCATACCTTTCGATATTTCTTTTGAATTCTAATTCCATGTTTTTCTGAAAAGCCTCATCGCTTCCAAAGTAATCCACTTGTACACTATGATCAATCACCAAATCCACACGAACTGAGGGGTTTATTTTTGATGGATCTCCCTTCATCCTCACCATAGCACTACGCAAAGCCGCTAAATCCACAACACAGGGAACTCCCGTAAAATCTTGTAAAATCACTCTTCCTGGCATGAAAGGAAATTCAACTTTAGGGATATTTTTGGGATTGTATTTCGCTATTCGTAATATGTCGTCTTCTTTGACTAAATAATCATCAAAATTTCTTAAAGCTGACTCAATTAGAACTCGTATTGAATATGGAATTTTTGTAAGTTCAAATTTTAGTTCTTGTGCTAATTTCGGTAAACTGTAAAAAACAAAGGAACCCGTTTTAGAACTTAGTTCTGCTTTGGAAATTTCTTTTAATGACATAAACGACTCCTGGCTGATATGATGTTCTTTTATTCTTAAAGCCTAAGTCAAGAAAAATCATGCCAGTGAGTGTTTAAAAAAGAAAAAAAGAGTCAGATTGCAACCGCAATCTGAATTAAGCTAATACATTGAGGTTTCTTCCAATCCCCTCTTGTTGTAGGTCTTGGATTTTTTGCTCAGTGTTGAAACGTATTAGCCTGTTGTTGAGTTCTTGATTTCTATCTATCGCCATTTGTTGGATTTGATTTACAGCTTCTGCTGATCGGATTGTTAGATCCATTGAAGCAGAAGTCGTAGTTTGTATTGTGTTATGCATAAGTTCATTATCGATAATTAAAATCACGAAATAAAGAAAACAAGAACAATTTGTAAAGCTCCCTCCAAAAAAATTTTGGAGGGAACTCAAACCTAAAAGAGGAAACTTTTGTGATTAGAAAATAAAGGTTACTGCTGCGTTGATGATATCACCGTTGTTGTTTGCGGGTCGCAACAAGTCATTATCTTGATAGTAGTGGGATGTTGCCTTCCAGTCCTCGTAATCTAATTTGATGGAAACGTTAGGATGAGGATAAAACGCTATACCAATCGTTTGTATCCTTCGATTATTGACGGGATCAGGAAGTCCATAAATCCCGTATTTTTCTAATTCTGTTCGAACTTCTGCTCCTGAAATGGAATTTCTAAATCCCACTGAGCTCGGAGTTACATTCGTTAATCTAAATAAATCTGGGATACCTGCTGCGTTATTCAATTCTTTGGCTATTTCAGTTTCGATGAAGAGTTGTCCATTGTTTCTTAGGGTTCGCTTTTGAGTGTTCACATATTCGTTTTTGTAGAAAATCACGGTTTTGTATTTTCCATTGAATAAACTTGCAATATCAAACCCTATGATACCGTAAGCACCTTCTACGGTAGAACCTATGTTTCTATTCGTTTTTGCATTGATGGCTCTTACACCTTCTTCATCAATCCAACCTCTTGCCATAAGAGCTTGAAAAAACCATGCATCTTTTTCAAATCGTAAGTGTCCTTCTCCTATTCTTACAATGGGATTGATTTTTCGAGAAAATTCAAAAACTCTACTTGCAATCGTTCTTATGGGAGCAGCCGCCCCAGCTGCATTAACTTCTGGTGGTAATGGAATTTTAGAAAAATCCAAGCGAGAAAACACATCAACTTTTTCCAAATCTTTCTGCCCTGCACCGCCTATGTAGTATGAACCACCAATTGTCAATCCCTCAATAGGAAAAACATCCATATATGCAACATAAGCCAAATGATCTGTTTTTGCTAAACTACCTCTCGGTCTAGCAGGATTAATCCAAGTGCTTTCACTGATTTGGTTTCCTTCAAGTCCATTCAAAACTGCAACTTTATAAAGAACCAAATCATTCAAAAGCTTACCATGAAACATCACTCCCAGTTCCCTCCATGTTGAAGGAATAATAAAGGTTTCAGTGTAAGGTCTTTCTACTGTGTAAAAAGTTGTAGGCTCATGCAAAATATTTGTAATTCCCGAAGGAACTAAGTGTAATCCCGCCGCAACTTGGAAAGACTCTGTAAAGAGAAAATCGATGTAAGCAAATTCCACAAACACATTACCTTCTTGGATACGGGTAGTCCTGTTAATATTGACAGAGGCTTGATTCCCAGACACTGTACCCGTGTATGTCCCCCCTAAAGCAATGTTATCTGCATTTCGAAAACCTGAGTTCACATATTCTATTTCTGCATTGAGTAAAATCCAATCATTGAATTTATACCCAGCATAGAGAACAAAGCGATGAACATCAGACTGATCTACCCGATAGGGATTTTTGAAGTTTCTATACTTGATTTCTCCATAGCCACCCCATGTGAGACCTTCTTCAACGAAGTAAACCCCTGATGCTGCTGGGCTAAAACCTTGGTAGCTTTTATATTCTTTTGCTGCTTTCTCTCCTCTTAACTTTTCGATTTCTTCTTCTAATATGCGAATCCTTTCTTCTGTTGTGATGGTTTGACGTTGTTGCCCCCACGTAAGGGTTAGTGATGAAACTAATAAAAGAAATAAAATGAGTTGTTTCACTTTTAACCTCCAAATAGAATTTTGATATAGATTTTTATAGGGTATGGTTTTTTGTCAACTGAAAATGAGATTCACTCTCAATTTCACTAAAAATTTGTGCAATACACAATAAAAAAATAATAAATAAAACAAAAAATAGCTTGATGTTTTATCAATTTACTATATAAAAGTAATAAAAATTTAAAAATTTATACATAAAATTGTGTTTAAGTTCAAAAAGTTGTTTATAATGAAATATATACTCCAATCAACTGCAAGGAGCTACTATGGAGATTAAAACCAAAATCAAAAATGGACATGATTTGTTAGAAGCCATGAAAGATAAAGATTTTTATGAATATGTTCTATCGAATACCATTCCTGAACCAGATGATGAATATAAAGAGTTATATCAACGATTTCAAAAAGGAGATCCAAAACTTCAACTTACCAAAGAACACAACATAAAAGGCAGACAATATTTTTTGACCTTTCGTGACCCCGATGTAATTATTTACCCTGTGATCAGAAAAACACGCTTTATGATGAAGGATGGAAAGAAATTCATAGCCTTGCATAAAAATATCATGAATCATTTTAATGACGATGGTTTTTTTATCCCCAAAGGTTGGTTAATCATTACTTCTTCGTTGTGTTCTAAGACTGGGCGTTTCCTTCTTGAGAATGACTTCATGATTACTTCTCTTCTTGATCTTGCTTTGGCTGAGGATGCAGAATTAGACGAATAAAAAATCCCCCTCATAGTAGGGGGTTAATCTTCGATTCTACCTACAACAAAGGTCATATTCGTTGTCGCACTCCCTCCAATGTTTAAGGTTAAACCATTCTTCGCACCAGGAACTTGATAATCACCCGCTTGATCGGTTACTTGCTTATAAACATCCAAAACCATACGCACACCTGAGGCTCCAACGGGATGACCCGCTCCAATCAAACCACCAGAAGGATTTATCGGAACCTTTCGTTTGTTTTTAGGATTACCCTCAAAGTCAATCACACCCTCTTCGATCGCTTGGTATTCTTCTCCTGGCTCAGTTAATCCAAAAGCAGAAATCGATGCATACTCACTCGAGGTAAAACAATCATGTGTTTCTATCACATCAATTTGGTCGATATCCAATTTTGCTCTCCTGTAGGCATCTAAAACTGCTTGTCGTGTCCATGGAAGCAAATAAGGAGTTTTTCGTGCTTCTTCCATTTTGGCTTCGAACGTGATGGGTGCTACTCGATGACCCCAGCCTTTGATAACTGCCATTTTACTTTTGGGTCTACCCGTTCTTCGAGAAAATTCCATCGCATATTCTGGTGTGGCTAAAACCAACATAGCAGCCCCATCTGTTACTTGAGAACAATCAGAAATAGCCAGACGACCTCCAATAAGGGAATTCGTAGACGTTCCTCGTGAACAAGCCTGTTCTTTACTCATGAACCAAGTCCTAGTTTGAGCCAAGGGATTCCTTTTCGCATTCGCATAATTAATCCTCGAGATTTCAGCTAAATTGTCCATGATGCGTTCTTCACCCAATTTATCACCATATCGATAGATAATTTCATCAGCTAATTTTCCGAATAATTTTGGGAAGGGAAACTTGATACCTTTGGATTCTTTTTCATAATAAGCTGCGGTTCCTAAAAAATCACCACCAACAACAGAACTCACAGTCTTCATGATTTCAATACCAACGACAATAGCAACATCATAGTCACCTGCACGAAGATGAGTATGTGCAGCGTCAATCGCCGCTGAACCAGAGGCACAGGCAGCTTCATATCTTGCTCCGGGAACTCCATAAAAAGCCGGATGAACCTCTGTCAAAAATGCTCCCAGATGTCCTTGATTGGCGTATTGTTCCATGTCGAAATTTCCCACAAAAATAGCAATACGGTTTTCTTTGTTCAATCGATTGATTTCTTCGTAAGTCAATCCTACTTCATGTAGGCCATCTTCCACCACTTCCCGAAACATGGATACAAAGGTCTTTCCTTCTTTGGTCCAATTCCGAGCGAAATCGGTTTGAGCACCTCCAAGGATATAAATTGGCTTCATAAATAAACCTCCAAAAAATTGATAGTTAGTTTTTCTTATATAGTTTAAAAAAAAAGAATTTTTAACGCGGATTTAAAAATTCATAATATTCATCATAAAGTATCCAAAGAGCATCCAACCACTTTCGAATATCAACTTCATACTTTTGGTTTTGGACGTGAATCTCCAGTTTTTTTTCTAAAGTGAGCTCAACTTTAGCAAAAGGAAGAAGCTCAGCAAAAATCTTCTGGATTTCCGTTCGGATTTCTTCATCACCAATCCATTCGTTCTTTGAGAGGAGTTTATGAATCCGATGGAATATCAAAAGGGACAAACGCTTATGGTCTAACACATCGGACATACAAAACTGTGGTTGTAGTTCGAGTAAATTCCTTTCCAAAATCTGTTTCAGCAAAATTAATGGCATATGCCAATTTGGGATCTGTTTCGGAAATGCTTTTAGTCCAAAAGAACTTATCATCAGGGGTATTCGGAAAA
This window contains:
- a CDS encoding tetratricopeptide repeat protein — its product is MANINPAFKLRKEGKLKEAEKVAREYLEKDPNNEWNKKALGWVLFEKLKQALRKQKKLNKWNKIAVKEFLRLNIPTPDILYSNFLKVLIRFYKKGDNSALFQIYNIVKNHTIEDLFRNEDFLRRKKGRVQINSLVESVSSTLAHHSLNKKEIEALEFTLNWLEQAEVKFPDNLNLPYFRARILIELKQNDKAIPILQKLTAMKNDWHLWGYLGIAYQKIDVQKSIQYLCKAVITPKDPYLTIKFRIELAKSLFDAQKYQEGSSELKYITKLLEIRKLPTKEEVEELKKHEKFVANAPEELPQSFYEELSKDIEPDYSFLDLVHGIVVDVNPTKRKTAFVENGIIYLGDWAQHPELEKLQKGQKVDIRALRRKNYFGIVKKIEKVYQFNPEEFPLVVGVWTRDQQKRERGFFYSSAHKRIPIPASEVEGLAENINDIVIGLRLFTYRSFERKRWRNKELYFIPKVMKEKESEVITKIKAKIKYVDPEKKYYIAETETQDQVFIPGPTMNFDAMEGYEFEFQVYEGFDRKKKNRSYRALSVIRKLSPIT
- a CDS encoding acetyl-CoA acetyltransferase, coding for MKPIYILGGAQTDFARNWTKEGKTFVSMFREVVEDGLHEVGLTYEEINRLNKENRIAIFVGNFDMEQYANQGHLGAFLTEVHPAFYGVPGARYEAACASGSAAIDAAHTHLRAGDYDVAIVVGIEIMKTVSSVVGGDFLGTAAYYEKESKGIKFPFPKLFGKLADEIIYRYGDKLGEERIMDNLAEISRINYANAKRNPLAQTRTWFMSKEQACSRGTSTNSLIGGRLAISDCSQVTDGAAMLVLATPEYAMEFSRRTGRPKSKMAVIKGWGHRVAPITFEAKMEEARKTPYLLPWTRQAVLDAYRRAKLDIDQIDVIETHDCFTSSEYASISAFGLTEPGEEYQAIEEGVIDFEGNPKNKRKVPINPSGGLIGAGHPVGASGVRMVLDVYKQVTDQAGDYQVPGAKNGLTLNIGGSATTNMTFVVGRIED
- the acnA gene encoding aconitate hydratase AcnA, with the translated sequence MSLKEISKAELSSKTGSFVFYSLPKLAQELKFELTKIPYSIRVLIESALRNFDDYLVKEDDILRIAKYNPKNIPKVEFPFMPGRVILQDFTGVPCVVDLAALRSAMVRMKGDPSKINPSVRVDLVIDHSVQVDYFGSDEAFQKNMELEFKRNIERYEFLKWGQSAFQNFGVIPPGVGIVHQVNLEYLATVVLTKNNEVYPDSLVGTDSHTTMINGLGVLGWGVGGIEAEAVMLGQPLYMLIPEVIGVKLYGKLKEGTTATDLVLTVTEILRKKGVVEKFVEFFGPGLEELTLPDRATIANMAPEYGATIGFFPVDEETLNYLRKTGRNEELVDLVERYYKEQGMFRTKDSPEPEFTDIVELDLSSVEPSLAGPKRPQDRVALKEIKHKWNSLLTTSIKQGGYELPQSQLQSTGIIQNGYKAELRHGDIVIAAITSCTNTSNPSVLVGAGILAKKAVEKGLKAKPYVKTSLAPGSRVVTEYLESAGLMGYLKQLGFHVVGYGCTTCIGNSGPLPDEVVKAINEGNLIVSAVLSGNRNFEGRISPHVKANFLASPMLVVAYAIAGTVNIDLYNEPLGTDQKGNPVYLKDIWPSLQEIQEIIDNHIKPEVFKKKYENVRMINEMWNQIKVPTGLLYEWNENSTYIQEPPFFQNMTMEIPPLQEIRNARCLVKVGDSITTDHISPAGSISKSSPAGQYLISKGVQPEDFNSYGARRGNDRVMTRGTFANIRLRNQLVDREGGYTIYFPTNEVMTIYDASELYKKNNIPLIVLAGKEYGTGSSRDWAAKGTYLLGIKAVIAQSFERIHRSNLVGMGVLPLQFLDGESHETLGLTGKEVYHILGIDDNIKPNQILTVRADEKEFKVICRLDNQVEIDYYKNGGILQTVLRKFLQQN